GAAATCGAGCTGGCTCTGCGTGGTGGCAAACAGGAAATAGGTCTGATCGCGCTCGGCATCGACCGGCCGGAACAGCTGCCGCCGTCCGTCTTCGCCAAGCCGGGACTGGACATAATGGCCGGTGGCCAGAACATCGGCGCCGAGATCGCGCGCCACTTCCATCAGGTCGACGAACTTGACCGACTGGTTGCAGGCGATGCACGGCACCGGCGTCTCGCCCTGCTGATAGGCATTGGCGAAAGGCGCGATCACGCTCTTCTTGAAGCGCTCTTCATAGTCCAGCACATAATGGGGAATGCCCAGAGCCGCCGCCACGCGGCGCGCATCGTGGATATCCTGCCCGGCACAGCACGCGCCCTTGCGATGGGTGGCTTCGCCATGATCGTAAAGCTGCAGGGTAACGCCGACGACGTCATAGCCCTGGCGGGCGAGGAGGCCCGCGACGACCGAGGAATCCACGCCCCCCGACATCGCGACGACGACGCGCGTGTCTTCGGGACGCTTGGCAATATCAAGCGAGTTCAGCATCTTTCCAGTATCCGGTTGGGTTCAAGGGCCAGCGGACGAATTGAATTCGGGCTTCTACGCCTTTCCCCCGCCCCTCGCAACATTTGCCCGGCAGCTTTTGCCGCCTGCGCCATCCGGATGCCTGGCCGATGGCCTTGGATTAGAGTCAACCTATTGAATCAGAACATCTTTTCGTTTCGGCCCGACTTGGCATCCCGCTTGCATCGTCCTTGTCGGATTAGTCTCTTTGCATGGGGCCGCCTTCGTGGCATCACATCTGACCGTTACGACCAGCACTGCCGGCGTCAGCAACAGCAAAAGCCTGAGCGCCCCTGCGGGTGCCGAAGGCCCCATGGATGTCTTTGCGGCTTTGCTCGGCACGGCCGCCCCCAAGACGAATACGGATACGTCGAAATCGTCCGAAGCCGGGCTTGGGCCCGGCAACCTGGTCAACCTGTCGCTCGGCTTCGGTGAAAAGGGCAGCCAGGAGAACGAGACCACCGACGCCGTGGCAGCCGCCATCGACGCGGTCGTGCCCTTCCCGGGGGCGGCGGAGGCCGTGCCTGTTCTCGCCGATATCGCCGACACGCTGGCCGATCTGCAGGCCAGGCTCGATGCGGGCGAGCCGCTTGATCCCGAAACGCTGAAACAGCTCGAAGCCGCGCTGGCCGACCTGGCGACGGCGCTGGATATCGACCTCGATGCCCTGCCCTCGCTCGATGACCTCACCGCGCTCGTCACCGACATCCAGCCCGACGACACCAGCTTTGCCGCCCGCCTGACCGCCGCATTCGGTCCCATGGCCGAGACCCTGTTCAGCGGCTCGGCCGCGCCCGAGGCCGATGCGGACCTGTCGGCGCTGATCAAATCGATCGGCGAAAAGCTCGCGGCTTTGCTCTCCGCGCTCAACAATGGCGAGCTTGAGGCGGACCAGCTGGCGCAGCTCGAACGCGTCGCCAATGCCGATACCAACCTCGAAGCCGCCCTGGCGCGGCTGCTCAAGCCCACGCTCGCCGTCGATGCCAGCGCTGCGGCGCCGGCTTTCGCGACGCCCGAGCTCAAGCTGACCGAACCCGCGCTGACCGGCAAGGCCAGCGCCACCCCGGACACTGCCGAAACGCCTGACGCACCGAAGCCGGCAACCCCAATTGCCGATGCCAGTGGCAAGACCCCCGATCGCGGCAATGACACCGCGGCAAACGACAAGAAGCCGGTCGATCATCGTCCGCTCGCCGCCGCGGTCGACAAGCAGCCCGACGCCCAGACCGCCCCGCAGCCGGCCCAGGCCGCCCGCGTCGATATTGTGGCGGCGCCGCGCGTGGTGCAGGCCGGCTACCAGACCAGCCAGCAGCAGCTCAACCTGCCGCAACTGGCCTTCGAGATCGTCCGCCAGGCCAATGACGGCAATACCCGCTTCCAGATCCGCCTCGATCCGCCCGAACTGGGCCGCATCGACGTCAAGCTGGACATCGACAAGGGCGGCCAGGTGCATGCAAGGCTGACCGTGGAAAAGGCCGAAACGCTCGACCTGATGCAGCGCGACCAGCGCGGCCTGGAACGCGCTTTGCAGCAGGCCGGCCTCGATGGCGCCAAGACCAATCTCGAATTCTCGCTCAAGCAGAACCCGTTCAGCGGCGGGCAACAGGGGCAGGACGGCAGCGATGGCCGCCACTCGCTCTTCGGCGACGAGGTCTCGGCCGATGCCGATGACACACCACCGCCCACAGTCAACCTCTACCGCGGCAGCCTCAGCGCCAGCGGCGTCAACATTATCGCGTAAGGAGCAGGTGCCATGGCAGTCAGCGGCGTCTCCGGGAATTCCACCAGCCAGATGGCGAGCTCGCGCTCGACCATTGCGGACAATTTCGACACGTTCCTGAACATCCTGACCACCCAGCTCAAGAACCAGAACCCGCTGGATCCGCTGGATACCAACCAGTTCACCGCCCAGCTGGTGCAGTTCACCGGCGTCGAGCAGCAGCTCAAGACCAACGAGTTCCTCGAAACGCTGATGCTGTCGAGCCAGAATACCGCCAAATCCGACGCCGTCTCCTATATCGGCAAGGAAGTGACCTCGTCGGGCAAGACCGGCGAACTGACCGACGCCAATGCCGTGTTCTGGGCCTATAGCGCCGCCGCCAACGCCGCCAATGCCACGGTCACCATCAAGGATGCCAAGGGCCAGGTGGTCTATACCGAAACCGGCCCGCTCGCCGCCGGCCCGGGCACGTTCCGCTGGGATGGCATGGGCAGCGACGGCAATCTGAAGCCGAACGGCGTCTATTCCATCGACATCCAGGGCAAGGATGCCAATGGCCAGATCGTCAAGATCAGCACCGCCTCGATCGGCATCGTGACCGCGGTCGACTTTACCGGCGACGTGCCGCTGCTGACCGTGGGCACCCGCCGTGTGGCGATCACCGACGTGACCGACGTTCGCATCCCCGATGTGACCGCGCCGCCCGACCCGACCCCGGAGGAGCCGGCCCCCGAGGAGCCGGAAGAAGACGCGGCCTGACCGCAGGTCTTTTCATCAGACACCCTCGCCTGGCGGGGGTGTCCGCATTTCCGGCATCTGAATCAATGCCTTGAAATCCCAGACCATTCTTAACCTGTTGTAAGTTTCCCCTTAGTCGAATTTTAAGGCCGTTGGCCTACTCTCTTCCTCATATGGTCAGGTTGAGTAGAGAGTAAAATGACCGTACAGATGCGACCTCGCGTTAAGTACGTTATCGGACCGGACGGTAGTCCGCTCACGATTGCAGACCTTCCCCCCGCCAATACGCGGAGGTGGGTCATCCGCCGGAAAGCCGAAGTCGTCGCTGCTGTGCGCGGCGGGCTGCTCAGCCTCGAAGAGGCGTGCGACCGCTATACGCTCAGCGTCGACGAATTCCTCAACTGGCAGGCCGCCATCGACAAACATGGCCTCGCTGGTTTGCGGACCACCTGGATTCAGCACTACCGAGAGGGGTGAGGCGCGACCCGTAGGGACAAATCGTTCCGGTGGAACGATTTGAGCGTCGAACGCCCTGAGCCTTGCGAAGGGTCGGTAGCTGGATTCAGTACAGTTTCAAAGCCCGCCGGGGAAACTCGGCGGGCTTTGTGTTTTGAACATTGGACTGGCGGTATGGGGGTGGAAGGGGACTGTCTGGTTCTGGCGTAAATGAGCCATAGCCTGCCCTTGTCGCCAAAAGCCTATATTGACCAGATACAGGTGACGGCCTACCAATTGCTGCATGACGATTGAACAAGGCTTTGTTGTAGTAGGTGGGCGCATGGGCATGGCAGCGTAGCTGTCAAGCGAAAGCACCCATGCGCGGTCAATCCAGCCCCAAACGGGGCTTTTTTATTGCCCGTCCACTCTTCAAGTTTAGCGGTCATCATTGTGCGAACTGCATCATCCAAGCCCCGTCTTTCGACACTGATCCTGTTGTCGGCCCTCGCCATTCTACCGATCAATTTCTTTCTCCCATCCCTGCCAGGCATGGCCACCGAGTTCGATGTCCCCTACGGGATCATGGGCCTGTCCCTGGCAGCCTATGCTGGGGTGTCGGCATGCCTTCAACTTGTTCTTGGTCCGCTTTCTGACCGGCTCGGTCGCCGCCCGGTGATCCTTTGGGCACTGGCGATTTTCATCGTCGCGACGATCGGATGCGCCATGGCTCCCGATGCCTGGACCTTCCTCGCCTGCCGGATGGTCCAGGCCATAATTGCCCCGACATATGCGGTGTCGCTTGCCACCATCCGCGACACCACCAGCAGGGAGCAGGCCGCAGGTCAGTTTGGCTATCTGGCCATGGCGTGGGCCATAGCGCCCATGCTCGGGCCAACGGTTGGTGGACTACTGGATCAGGCGTTCGGTTGGAGAGCCAGCTTCTATATGCTCGCATTCTTCGGAGCTGCGGTTCTGCTCCTGTGCTGGAGCGATCTGAACGAAACGAACCGCACGCCGTCGAACACGATAGCCGAACAGTATCGGGCCTATCCTGAACTTCTCGGCTCGAAGCGCTTCTGGGCATACTGCATCTGCATGGCCTTCTCGGTTGGTGCCTTCTACGCCTTCCTTGCCGGTGCCCCGCTGGCTGCCTCGGCCTTTGATCTGTCGCCAGCGGTTCTGGGTCTTTACATGGGCTCGATTACCGGTGGCTTCATGGCCGGCAGCTTTCTCGCCGGGCGGCTTGCCGGCAGGATACCCGTGACCACCATATTGGTTGCCGGACGGATCGTAGCCTGCGCCGGCCTTCTGTTCGGCTTCGTCCTGTATGTTGCGGGCATCGGGCATGTGCTGGCATTGTTCGGGCCCTGCCTGTTTGTTGGCGTGTCGAACGGCCTTACGCAACCGAGCGCTAACGTTGGAGCGATTTCTGTGCGCTCGACCCAAACGGGAAGTGCCGCCGGTTTGGCCGGTGCGATTACAGTCGCTGGTGCCTCCATCATGGCTGCGTTCGCGGGCGCGGTTTTGACCGAGGAGAATGCTCAACCTGGCCTGTTCCTCGTGATGTTAGCCTCAGCGGCCATTGCCCTAAGCGCAGCCCTACTCGCCCGAAATCTCGAGAGCACTGCGCCCAGTTCAACATAGTCGAGGCAGAACCCGCCAATGTCTGTTCAATCCTCCGCACATCCTGTCGCTTCGGTTCTCAGCGTGGTCGTCCATGATGCCAACGTGCTTTTGGTTCGGCGCATCAATCCACCTGATGCCGGAAAATGGGGCTATCCTGGTGGTTGGGTTGATCCAATCCTTGCCGCGTTCCGGACCGCCCGCGCACCAACGTAGCTTATGGCTGCTTGGGGGGTGGATAGCTGCCATTCAGACAAAGAGACGCCAATGGCAGCTACGCACCAACAGAGGACATTGGCATGTCTGCGCCGCGTCCGACCTAGACATACGGTTATCTCCGGGAATGCTGTGGCTCCGGTCACGGCCGGCGGCAGCACGATCCGGCATACTATCGACACGAACGTCTCGACTCCCGGACAAGAGAATTGACAATCATTTAGAGCGCTTTAACTTCCAGCATTGTCATGCTCCCTGCAAGAGGTCCAGATGCAAGTTCCGAGTACCTTGGTAGGTGAAGAAGCTGTCCTTCTTGAGATAGTCGAAGCGTTGCGAGGGGCAGGTATCAAGGGGCCGCTCGACGTGAAGCAAGACTCGAGCCTTAGCAGCTTGAGCTTTGATCTAGGCGTCGTGGCCACGATGGTGTCGATCATTGAGGTAGGTATCTTCTCCGTCACCATGTCGGCGACAATTTTCAACGCGCTGAAAAAGAACCAGGGCACTCATATTGAGATTCGCCTCGCCAACGGAAAGCGGGTCACTTTCTCGTCTTCCGAGGCCCTTACTAGCGAGCAGATTAAGGACGAGTTGGTTCTGCTACTGGGTCAGTAGGCGAATCTCGTTGAAGAAGACAAGACTTAACTTCGGCACGTACGATCCTCGTTTTTTAGGAACCCAAGTTTACCTCGACACGCCAGAAGCGGTCGAGGTTTTCCACGATTTCTACCTGCGAAAGAAGGTTTATCAGCACGATTTTGAGGATCCTGAATCGATCAATGCCGTATGGCTTGGTAGCGTCATCGAGCATGAGACCCGACATTATCACGACGCGTTAATCAGCCCGTACTCCTCGAAGCTTCTGCGGCTTCGGGTCGAGATCATGGCCAATTTCGATCAGATATTTCATGAGCTGACCGCTTTCGGCATTGTTACGGGCTCTAATTGTATGCCTGTGCCCCTGCAGACATGGTTGGAGGTTCCGGCGGCAGAGCGACGCGCCAGAATAAATGAACTTGAGGCGACAGGCTTTTTTGGGCCGGGGCTTCGTCCGTTCCCTTTGCCTGTGATCCCCAATCAAATTGCTTCGCCAGCCCCCTTGAGAGGCCACGATCCCGAAGTCCCCTTCG
This sequence is a window from Devosia ginsengisoli. Protein-coding genes within it:
- a CDS encoding flagellar hook-length control protein FliK, whose protein sequence is MASHLTVTTSTAGVSNSKSLSAPAGAEGPMDVFAALLGTAAPKTNTDTSKSSEAGLGPGNLVNLSLGFGEKGSQENETTDAVAAAIDAVVPFPGAAEAVPVLADIADTLADLQARLDAGEPLDPETLKQLEAALADLATALDIDLDALPSLDDLTALVTDIQPDDTSFAARLTAAFGPMAETLFSGSAAPEADADLSALIKSIGEKLAALLSALNNGELEADQLAQLERVANADTNLEAALARLLKPTLAVDASAAAPAFATPELKLTEPALTGKASATPDTAETPDAPKPATPIADASGKTPDRGNDTAANDKKPVDHRPLAAAVDKQPDAQTAPQPAQAARVDIVAAPRVVQAGYQTSQQQLNLPQLAFEIVRQANDGNTRFQIRLDPPELGRIDVKLDIDKGGQVHARLTVEKAETLDLMQRDQRGLERALQQAGLDGAKTNLEFSLKQNPFSGGQQGQDGSDGRHSLFGDEVSADADDTPPPTVNLYRGSLSASGVNIIA
- a CDS encoding flagellar hook assembly protein FlgD, whose amino-acid sequence is MAVSGVSGNSTSQMASSRSTIADNFDTFLNILTTQLKNQNPLDPLDTNQFTAQLVQFTGVEQQLKTNEFLETLMLSSQNTAKSDAVSYIGKEVTSSGKTGELTDANAVFWAYSAAANAANATVTIKDAKGQVVYTETGPLAAGPGTFRWDGMGSDGNLKPNGVYSIDIQGKDANGQIVKISTASIGIVTAVDFTGDVPLLTVGTRRVAITDVTDVRIPDVTAPPDPTPEEPAPEEPEEDAA
- a CDS encoding DUF1153 domain-containing protein is translated as MTVQMRPRVKYVIGPDGSPLTIADLPPANTRRWVIRRKAEVVAAVRGGLLSLEEACDRYTLSVDEFLNWQAAIDKHGLAGLRTTWIQHYREG
- a CDS encoding multidrug effflux MFS transporter, with protein sequence MRTASSKPRLSTLILLSALAILPINFFLPSLPGMATEFDVPYGIMGLSLAAYAGVSACLQLVLGPLSDRLGRRPVILWALAIFIVATIGCAMAPDAWTFLACRMVQAIIAPTYAVSLATIRDTTSREQAAGQFGYLAMAWAIAPMLGPTVGGLLDQAFGWRASFYMLAFFGAAVLLLCWSDLNETNRTPSNTIAEQYRAYPELLGSKRFWAYCICMAFSVGAFYAFLAGAPLAASAFDLSPAVLGLYMGSITGGFMAGSFLAGRLAGRIPVTTILVAGRIVACAGLLFGFVLYVAGIGHVLALFGPCLFVGVSNGLTQPSANVGAISVRSTQTGSAAGLAGAITVAGASIMAAFAGAVLTEENAQPGLFLVMLASAAIALSAALLARNLESTAPSST
- a CDS encoding NUDIX domain-containing protein — translated: MSVQSSAHPVASVLSVVVHDANVLLVRRINPPDAGKWGYPGGWVDPILAAFRTARAPT